In Styela clava chromosome 10, kaStyClav1.hap1.2, whole genome shotgun sequence, the sequence CACACGCTCTTTAGGTAGGTCAGCCATAAATTGCTTACCCATCGAAGCATTTCTCCTTTTGCAAAAAATGCAATTACGAATATTTCGCTTTACAACAACAGCTCCATTGATAATCCAGAACTTCTGTCTCAGCAAATTCCATGTATGACTTGCTCCACAATGATGTGAACTTTTATGGTATTCTCTGACAATCAACTGTGTGATATGATGGTTACTTGGCAGTATTATTGGATgtttaaaatcaaattctatGGGTGCGTTTTGCAATCTTCCACCCACTCTCAATATtccattaattaaaataaaacaggaTTCAACTTTTGCATTGAaggtgcaattttcaaatttctaagcACACTTTTCCCTTGTACATCAGAATTTTGTAACTTTGCAATAACTTTATTCAACTCACGATTTTGTAAATACTTTATCAGCTCATTTTCGGATCTTCTCAACTCTTCTGTTTGCAATTCACCTTTTTGAACAGTTGGTTTAgcttgtaaataaattttgaatctgaTAATCCATGCCGTAGCTTTCTTCAACTTATACCATGAAGAATAATAGTTGATGAACTTGTCCAAAGGTTCATTCTCTGTCACTAGATTCACTAGAACGTTAATTGGCTTCTTCAGAATAAATTCCAATGGTAAATGTGGTAATTTAACTGGCATTTGTGGCCAGTTCTCTTCATTCTGGTAGAGAAATTCTGGTCCTTGTAACCATGATTTCTTTGCAATCAATTTCTTTGCTGTCATTCCACGGGATGCATAATCCGCTGGGTTCAATTCACTTGGAACATAACGCCATTGATGTGGCTCTGAACCTTCTTCAATTTTTGCTAATCGGATAGCTATGAAAGTAGGAAATCTTTTCGACGAATTGTAAATTGATTGGATAGTAGCTGTGCTATCACTCCAGAATATAGACTTaacatttttctcaaattttaattgaCGTCTTAAAAACATATCCACTCGCACACAAAGGGCAGCAGCTGTAATTTCCAGCCGTGGAAGTGAACATATTGTCTTGATAGGACACAATCTTGATTTTCCAAGTAAAAATGAACAGTGTATCTGACCGTTTTCATCTGATAACCTCAAATATGAAACTGATCCATAGGCAACTTGTGATGCATCGCCAAAATGATGTAATTCTTGTGAAACAATAACCCCAAATGAATTCGGTTTAATGTATCTTGGTAATTTGACTTCTGATAATTCTGGAATTGCTTTAGTCCAGCTTTCCCATgctatttgttcattttctcCGATAGTTTCATCCCATCCCAATTGTTGACGACATAACTCTTGGAATATAAGTCTTGCTTGCAATATCACAGGTGATACAATACCCATGGGATCAAATACGGAACTAAGAATTGCTAGAACTCCTCTTTTCGTAGCAGGTTTTGTCTTCAGCTTTGTATTAAATCCAAAGCAATCTTCTATCACGAACCACACAACTCCCAAAACTCGTTCAAAACGATTTGGGTCTAAATTTACGTTTGCTTCAATTTGTGCTCTATCCTTTTCTGGAACACAAGAAATAATTTCCTCTGAATTACTCCTCCATTTGTTTAAATGAAAACCTCCACATTCAGTAAGTTTTGAGGTTTGCTTGACAATTCTCCTCCCTTCAGATATACTATCTGCTCCAAGTAGGAAGTCATCTATATATGAATTATCTTTAATATTGTCACTTATATCTGATGGGAAGTCTTTTACAAAATCTTCTGCAGTTCTCCTTAAACAGTAATTTGC encodes:
- the LOC144428215 gene encoding uncharacterized protein LOC144428215: MAEFIKKGWAWKIPAAEFEAPIGKAWYLPHQLVTSEQKPGKVRLVFDAGARYLNTSLNDQLLQGPDMANGLLSVLLRFRMYKYGITADIEAMFLQARVTPRDVDALRFLFWPDGDLTKTPVDHQMLVHCFGNTSSPFCANYCLRRTAEDFVKDFPSDISDNIKDNSYIDDFLLGADSISEGRRIVKQTSKLTECGGFHLNKWRSNSEEIISCVPEKDRAQIEANVNLDPNRFERVLGVVWFVIEDCFGFNTKLKTKPATKRGVLAILSSVFDPMGIVSPVILQARLIFQELCRQQLGWDETIGENEQIAWESWTKAIPELSEVKLPRYIKPNSFGVIVSQELHHFGDASQVAYGSVSYLRLSDENGQIHCSFLLGKSRLCPIKTICSLPRLEITAAALCVRVDMFLRRQLKFEKNVKSIFWSDSTATIQSIYNSSKRFPTFIAIRLAKIEEGSEPHQWRYVPSELNPADYASRGMTAKKLIAKKSWLQGPEFLYQNEENWPQMPVKLPHLPLEFILKKPINVLVNLVTENEPLDKFINYYSSWYKLKKATAWIIRFKIYLQAKPTVQKGELQTEELRRSENELIKYLQNRELNKVIAKLQNSDVQGKSVLRNLKIAPSMQKLNPVLF